In Sander lucioperca isolate FBNREF2018 chromosome 12, SLUC_FBN_1.2, whole genome shotgun sequence, one DNA window encodes the following:
- the zmynd12 gene encoding zinc finger MYND domain-containing protein 12 isoform X3 — protein MKSTSRRTGWGSMRESVSCLLPFVPRHSIVSSGLAALKRNLKRLVGQSKLSEGKHQEALPAAQFCLRCSIDLHGPSTVQMVPAYLLLAEANMGLGNLARVAELLSQAEWAVLKSPECGHAVRHRLHRSLGRLHTATGNLEAALLNFADDIYFASEEYSLDSTVTCGGYFLMADVFTKQGKMPIARSLYSQVAHTWHCHLTKLLKTHVQNGQNPNMLLESSYDKAQLVEVDEMLKTMLEFEQNDSRKDSTQVALVAHCLAMLWFLGGDSLKALGFGSTALQASQLIPNHDLTEPIQGLLQLVQNLQTESHPGSD, from the exons ATGAAGAGCACCAGCAGGCGGACTGGGTGGGGATCCATGAGAGAATCTGTCAGTTGCTTGCTCCCATTCGTACCCCGACACTCTATAGTCTCCAGCGGGCTGGCCGCATTGAAACGCAACTTAAAAAG GTTGGTGGGTCAGAGCAAGCTGTCTGAGGGGAAACACCAGGAGGCTCTGCCTGCCGCCCAGTTCTGTCTGCGCTGTTCCATAGACCTCCATGGCCCCAGTACTGTCCAAATGGTCCCTGCCTACCTGCTGCTGGCTGAGGCTAACATGG GTTTGGGTAATTTAGCTCGGGTGGCAGAGCTCCTGTCCCAGGCAGAGTGGGCGGTGTTGAAGAGCCCAGAATGTGGTCACGCAGTCCGCCACCGGCTGCACAGGAGCCTGGGCCGCCTCCACACAGCGACTGGAAACCTGGAAGCAGCTCTGCTTAACTTTGCAGATGAT ATATACTTTGCCAGTGAGGAGTATAGTCTGGATAGCACAGTTACCTGTGGTGGCTACTTTCTCATGGCTGATGTGTTTACCAAGCAGGGCAAGATGCCCATTGCTCGTTCCTTGTACTCTCAG GTGGCACATACTTGGCACTGCCATCTGACCAAACTCCTCAAGACCCACGTCCAAAATGGCCAAAATCCTAACATGTTGTTGGAGTCCTCTTATG ATAAAGCCCAGCTAGTTGAAGTGGACGAGATGTTAAAAACCATGTTGGAGTTTGAGCAGAATGACTCCAGAAAAGACTCAACTCAGGTTGCACTGGTGGCCCACTGCCTGGCAATGCTGTGGTTCCTGGGAGGAGACTCCCTAAAG GCACTGGGATTTGGCAGCACTGCCCTGCAGGCCAGCCAGCTGATACCAAACCATGACCTGACAGAGCCCATCCAGGGCCTGCTGCAGCTGGTGCAGAATCTGCAAACAGAATCACATCCTGGTTCTGACTAG